From the genome of Deinococcus sp. AJ005, one region includes:
- a CDS encoding TerD family protein: MAVSLKKGGNVSLSKEAPGLTAITVGLGWDPRATDGKEFDLDASAFTLKADGKVRADGDFIFYNNKVSSDGSVVHNGDNRTGEGEGDDETIDIDLSKVPADIDKVAITVTIDEADTRGQSFGQVGGAFIRVMNKDGGAEIARYDLSEDYSTETAVIFGEIYRNGTDWKFRAVGQGFAGGLAPMARNFGVNV; the protein is encoded by the coding sequence ATGGCAGTATCACTGAAAAAAGGCGGCAACGTTTCCCTGAGCAAAGAGGCCCCCGGCCTGACGGCCATCACCGTGGGTCTGGGCTGGGACCCCCGCGCCACCGACGGTAAAGAGTTCGATCTAGACGCGAGCGCCTTTACGCTGAAGGCCGACGGTAAGGTCCGCGCCGACGGCGATTTCATCTTCTACAACAACAAGGTTTCCTCTGATGGCAGTGTGGTGCATAACGGCGACAACCGCACCGGCGAGGGCGAGGGCGACGACGAGACCATTGACATCGACCTGAGCAAGGTGCCCGCCGACATCGACAAGGTGGCGATTACCGTGACCATCGACGAGGCCGACACCCGTGGCCAGAGCTTCGGACAGGTGGGCGGCGCGTTTATCCGCGTGATGAACAAGGACGGCGGCGCGGAGATCGCCCGTTATGACCTGAGCGAGGACTACAGCACCGAGACCGCCGTGATCTTCGGCGAGATCTACCGCAACGGCACAGACTGGAAGTTCCGCGCGGTGGGTCAGGGCTTCGCAGGCGGTCTGGCCCCAATGGCCCGCAACTTCGGCGTCAACGTCTGA
- a CDS encoding tellurite resistance TerB family protein, translating to MGFLDKLKAMGAQASKEAQDGWSRFNNGAFADATMAACALIGAADGKIDQTERSRTAQFITTSDKLKAFNVSDMRDKYDRYCDKITADFDFGKIELMQAIGKVAGKPEQARAVVQLAVVIANADGEFDEKEMGVVREIAQALKLDPSEFNV from the coding sequence ATGGGTTTTCTCGACAAGCTCAAAGCGATGGGCGCGCAGGCGAGCAAGGAAGCGCAGGACGGCTGGAGCCGTTTCAATAACGGCGCATTTGCCGACGCGACAATGGCGGCGTGCGCGCTGATCGGCGCGGCAGACGGCAAGATCGACCAGACCGAGCGCAGCCGCACCGCGCAGTTCATCACCACCAGCGACAAGCTCAAGGCGTTCAATGTCTCGGATATGCGCGACAAGTATGACCGCTACTGCGACAAGATCACCGCCGATTTCGACTTCGGCAAGATTGAGCTGATGCAGGCCATCGGCAAGGTGGCGGGCAAGCCGGAACAGGCCCGCGCCGTGGTGCAACTGGCGGTTGTTATCGCCAATGCCGACGGCGAATTCGACGAGAAGGAAATGGGCGTGGTGCGCGAGATTGCCCAGGCCCTAAAGCTGGACCCGTCCGAATTTAACGTCTGA